In Sulfitobacter albidus, the following proteins share a genomic window:
- a CDS encoding 3-keto-5-aminohexanoate cleavage protein, with the protein MTTPCIICVAITGSVPRKADNPAVPVTVSEQIESTHAAFEAGASIMHAHVRNDDETPSSDPDRFAALKEGIEKHCPGMIVQLSTGGRSGAGKERGGMLPLRPDMASLSVGSNNFPTRVYENPPDLVGWLASEMLKYDVKPEIEAFDLSHIFHAKLMADRGELAGVPYVQFVMGVKNAMPADKQVFDFYVATVARLFGADAPWCAAGVGAQQIVVNDWAIAAGGHARTGLEDNVRWDRETLAPSNAALVQRTAEICARYERPVATPAQARDILGLRAV; encoded by the coding sequence ATGACCACCCCCTGCATCATCTGCGTGGCCATTACCGGGTCTGTCCCGCGCAAGGCCGATAACCCGGCGGTGCCCGTCACCGTCTCCGAGCAGATCGAGAGCACCCACGCGGCCTTTGAGGCTGGCGCGTCGATCATGCACGCCCATGTGCGCAACGACGACGAAACCCCGTCGAGCGATCCCGACCGCTTTGCCGCGCTGAAGGAGGGGATCGAGAAACACTGCCCCGGTATGATTGTGCAGCTGTCGACGGGGGGACGGTCCGGCGCGGGCAAGGAACGCGGCGGGATGCTGCCGCTGCGTCCCGACATGGCGTCACTGTCCGTCGGGTCGAACAACTTTCCCACGCGGGTCTACGAGAACCCGCCGGATCTGGTGGGCTGGCTGGCATCCGAGATGCTCAAGTATGACGTGAAGCCCGAGATCGAAGCCTTTGATCTAAGCCACATCTTTCACGCCAAGCTGATGGCGGATCGGGGCGAGCTGGCGGGCGTGCCTTACGTGCAGTTCGTTATGGGGGTGAAGAACGCGATGCCCGCCGACAAACAGGTATTCGATTTCTACGTGGCCACCGTGGCGCGGCTGTTCGGGGCCGATGCGCCATGGTGCGCGGCGGGTGTGGGCGCGCAGCAGATCGTCGTGAACGATTGGGCGATTGCCGCCGGGGGCCACGCGCGCACCGGGTTAGAGGACAACGTGCGCTGGGATCGCGAGACGCTGGCACCCTCGAACGCGGCACTGGTGCAGCGCACCGCCGAGATCTGCGCGCGATACGAGCGGCCCGTGGCCACGCCCGCGCAGGCGCGCGACATCCTCGGGCTGCGCGCGGTTTAG
- a CDS encoding LPS-assembly protein LptD encodes MRWLLTLLVILAPIWAGAQTRPTDPALLVADQLFITRDRVLVAQGNVEAFQGDVRLRASAIRYDQGSGALSIEGPITLTEGTDTVIVADAASLDADLRNGILTGARLVLNQQLQLAAVQIDRVDGRYNQLYKTAVTSCRICDDGRPPLWQIRARRVIHDEVERQLYFDDAQFRIGTLPVFWLPRLRLPGPTVERATGFLVPSVRSTSQLGVGLKIPYFVRLSEKRDLTITPYLSSSTTTLELRYRQAYRNGRIQLDGAITRDDLREGETRGYLFGRGEFALPEDFTLRFGLETVSDDGYLDTYGYSDADRLRSELRVSRARRDEYIRASFFNFKTLRDGEVNATLPTLVLDGEYERRFFPRTLGGEIRTSLEAHSHRRNSDLSVDSDDPDDIVDGRDVARLNAQIDWLRSATFTNGLRADLTLGVSFNTFKISQDDTTPSSPSEIVPHGAIALRYPLARVGTNGVRQILEPVVQLAWTGGDRLDIPNEESTRVEFDQGNLVSLSRFPREDRRERASVAAVGLGWSRFDPMGWDAHVTVGQIFRNNADTGFSTTSGLDGARSDLLIAAQIDSGAGLALTGRSLFEENLAVSKAELRGDYSFARGRIGGSYVWLQEDPAEDRDREVSEFTLDGSYRINQFWTASADWRYDIASDRAATAGIGLSYENECVTVDLSVKRRYTTSTSVEPSTDFGFNIGLRGFAADTGTERYVRSCSN; translated from the coding sequence ATGCGCTGGCTGCTCACGCTTCTTGTGATCCTCGCGCCCATCTGGGCCGGCGCGCAAACGCGCCCCACGGATCCCGCGCTTTTGGTGGCCGATCAGCTTTTCATCACCCGTGACCGCGTTCTGGTGGCCCAGGGCAACGTCGAGGCGTTTCAGGGTGACGTGCGCCTGCGCGCCAGCGCAATCCGCTACGATCAGGGCAGCGGCGCGCTGAGCATCGAGGGGCCGATCACCCTGACAGAAGGCACCGATACGGTGATCGTCGCCGATGCCGCGTCCCTTGATGCCGATCTGCGCAACGGCATCCTGACGGGCGCGCGGTTGGTGTTGAACCAGCAGTTGCAATTGGCCGCGGTGCAGATTGACCGGGTCGACGGGCGCTATAACCAGCTTTATAAGACCGCCGTGACCTCTTGCCGGATCTGCGACGACGGGCGCCCGCCGCTGTGGCAGATCAGGGCGCGCCGTGTCATCCACGACGAGGTCGAACGCCAGCTTTACTTCGACGACGCGCAATTCCGCATCGGCACGCTGCCGGTGTTCTGGCTGCCACGCCTGCGCCTGCCCGGCCCCACGGTCGAACGCGCGACGGGATTTCTGGTGCCTTCGGTACGCTCAACCTCGCAATTGGGCGTCGGGCTCAAGATCCCGTATTTCGTGCGGCTGAGCGAAAAGCGTGACCTGACTATCACCCCCTACCTCAGCAGTTCCACCACCACGCTTGAGCTGCGCTACCGCCAGGCCTACCGCAACGGGCGGATCCAGCTGGACGGCGCCATCACCCGCGATGATCTGCGCGAGGGGGAGACGCGCGGCTATCTCTTTGGTCGCGGTGAATTTGCCCTGCCCGAGGATTTCACCCTGCGGTTTGGCCTGGAGACGGTGAGCGACGACGGCTACCTTGATACCTACGGCTATTCCGACGCCGACCGTCTGCGCTCAGAACTGCGGGTCAGCCGGGCGCGGCGCGATGAATACATCCGGGCGAGTTTCTTCAACTTCAAGACCCTGCGCGACGGCGAGGTCAACGCGACCCTGCCAACGCTCGTGCTCGATGGCGAATACGAACGCCGCTTCTTCCCGCGGACCTTGGGCGGAGAAATCCGTACCAGCCTTGAGGCCCATAGCCACCGGCGGAATTCGGACCTGAGCGTGGATAGCGACGATCCCGACGACATCGTCGACGGTCGCGATGTGGCCCGGCTGAACGCACAGATCGACTGGCTGCGCAGTGCGACCTTTACGAACGGTCTGCGCGCCGATTTGACCCTCGGCGTGTCGTTCAACACCTTCAAGATCAGCCAGGATGACACGACACCGTCCTCGCCCAGCGAAATCGTTCCCCACGGCGCAATCGCCCTGCGCTACCCGCTGGCGCGGGTGGGCACAAACGGCGTGCGACAGATCCTTGAACCCGTGGTGCAACTGGCGTGGACGGGGGGCGACCGGCTCGATATCCCCAACGAGGAATCGACGCGGGTGGAATTCGATCAGGGCAACCTTGTCAGCCTGTCGCGCTTCCCGCGCGAGGACCGCCGCGAACGCGCAAGCGTGGCCGCCGTTGGTCTGGGGTGGTCACGGTTCGATCCAATGGGATGGGACGCACATGTGACCGTCGGCCAGATCTTCCGCAACAACGCCGATACCGGTTTTTCCACGACCTCCGGCCTTGATGGCGCGCGCTCCGACCTGCTGATCGCCGCCCAGATCGACAGTGGCGCCGGGCTCGCCCTGACCGGGCGCAGCCTGTTTGAGGAAAACCTCGCCGTGTCCAAGGCCGAGCTGCGCGGCGATTACAGCTTTGCGCGCGGGCGCATCGGGGGATCCTACGTCTGGCTGCAAGAGGACCCCGCCGAGGACCGCGACCGCGAGGTATCCGAATTCACCCTCGACGGCAGCTACCGGATCAACCAGTTCTGGACCGCCAGCGCCGACTGGCGCTATGACATCGCTTCCGACCGCGCGGCAACGGCGGGGATCGGCCTGAGCTACGAAAACGAATGCGTCACGGTCGATCTCAGCGTGAAGCGCCGCTATACAACCTCGACAAGTGTTGAGCCCTCCACGGATTTCGGATTTAACATTGGATTGCGCGGCTTTGCCGCCGATACAGGCACAGAAAGATACGTCCGCTCATGTTCAAACTAG
- a CDS encoding retropepsin-like aspartic protease family protein: MSAENTASVLYLVLIGLAVAGWFFMQNRDGLGKLVQMAMIWGFIFLGVVAGYGLWNDVQRQTMRDQMVQIGEGQIAVPRQPDGHYYLTLELNGAPVRFVVDTGATDMVLSEADAARAGLDPDTLNYIGRARTANGEVRTAPVQIDTVKLGDITDTNVRASVNGGEMPGSLLGMGYLERWGRIEISNGELRLSR, from the coding sequence ATGTCAGCGGAAAACACAGCTTCGGTTCTTTATCTTGTCCTGATCGGCCTTGCCGTTGCGGGGTGGTTTTTCATGCAGAACCGCGACGGCCTTGGCAAGCTGGTGCAGATGGCGATGATATGGGGTTTCATCTTTCTGGGTGTCGTCGCGGGTTACGGGCTTTGGAATGATGTGCAGCGCCAGACGATGCGCGATCAGATGGTGCAGATCGGCGAAGGCCAGATCGCCGTGCCGCGCCAGCCGGACGGCCATTACTACCTCACGCTTGAGCTCAACGGCGCGCCCGTGCGCTTTGTCGTGGATACCGGCGCGACCGACATGGTGCTGAGCGAGGCCGACGCCGCGCGCGCGGGTCTGGACCCCGATACGCTCAACTACATCGGGCGGGCGCGCACCGCCAATGGCGAGGTCCGCACAGCCCCCGTTCAGATCGACACCGTCAAGCTGGGAGATATCACCGACACCAACGTGCGGGCCTCGGTCAATGGCGGTGAAATGCCCGGCTCCCTCCTCGGCATGGGATATCTGGAACGCTGGGGCCGGATCGAAATCTCGAACGGTGAATTACGGCTGAGCCGCTAG
- a CDS encoding thiamine phosphate synthase: MQDAPEQPQLYLITPSEIELSSFPDTLARVLDAHATACVRLALATRDEDRLARAADTLRAVTDAREVALVIADHTLLAERLGLDGVHLSDAARSVRFARKTLGEDAIVGSFCAGSRHDGMSAGEAGADYIAFGPTRPSALDDGSHAEAEMFQWWSEMIEIPCVAEGALDVEMIRTLAPLTDFFGIGDEIWGSDDPVAALTALWAATR, encoded by the coding sequence ATGCAAGACGCCCCCGAACAGCCGCAGCTCTACCTCATCACCCCCTCCGAGATCGAGCTTTCGAGTTTTCCCGACACGCTCGCCCGGGTGCTGGATGCCCACGCCACCGCCTGCGTGCGCCTGGCACTCGCCACCCGCGACGAGGACCGACTGGCCCGCGCCGCCGACACCCTGCGCGCGGTGACAGACGCGCGCGAGGTGGCGCTGGTGATCGCGGATCACACGCTGCTGGCCGAACGTCTGGGCCTCGACGGTGTGCATCTGAGCGATGCCGCCCGCTCGGTGCGCTTTGCACGCAAGACTTTGGGCGAGGATGCCATCGTCGGCAGCTTTTGCGCGGGCTCGCGCCACGACGGGATGAGCGCGGGCGAGGCCGGTGCCGACTACATCGCGTTTGGTCCCACGCGCCCTTCGGCGCTCGACGACGGCAGCCATGCCGAGGCCGAAATGTTCCAATGGTGGTCCGAGATGATCGAGATCCCCTGCGTGGCCGAAGGCGCGCTGGACGTCGAGATGATCCGCACCCTCGCCCCGCTGACCGACTTTTTTGGCATCGGCGACGAGATCTGGGGCAGTGACGACCCGGTCGCGGCGCTCACTGCCCTCTGGGCCGCGACGCGCTAA
- the lptF gene encoding LPS export ABC transporter permease LptF, whose amino-acid sequence MSRFDRYVVSQLLVLFGFFSLVLVAIFWINRAVVLFDRLIGDGQTAFVFLEFSALGLPKLIATVLPIATFAAAVYVTNRMSSDSELTVLQATGSGPWRLARPVAIYGGCVALALAVLTNFLVPMAQAELEEREREIAQNITSRLLTEGTFLHPTEQVTFYTRDIDEEGVLRDVFLSDRRDATQGVIYTAAEAYLVRSGDATTLIMVDGLAQRLDRDQLRLSTANFADFSFDISALVSTDTVETLTIANTATPGLLGDWDDLAARSGDSRGDIAEELHARFAGPLFCLVAALIGFSTLLIGGFSRFGVWREIVIAFGLLIALDGARSTLVGEVRDDAALWPLLYLPSLVGLVLAGGMLVHAANPGWRARLKRRRAAA is encoded by the coding sequence GTGAGCCGGTTCGACCGCTACGTTGTGTCGCAACTGCTTGTGCTGTTTGGGTTTTTCTCACTCGTTCTGGTGGCGATCTTCTGGATCAACCGCGCCGTCGTCCTGTTCGACCGGCTGATCGGGGACGGTCAGACCGCGTTTGTCTTTCTTGAATTCAGCGCATTGGGCCTGCCCAAACTCATCGCGACCGTGCTGCCCATCGCCACCTTTGCTGCCGCCGTCTACGTGACCAACCGCATGAGTTCCGACAGTGAATTGACGGTTTTGCAGGCGACAGGTTCGGGCCCGTGGCGGTTGGCGCGACCCGTGGCGATCTACGGAGGCTGTGTGGCGCTGGCGTTGGCGGTGCTCACGAATTTCCTTGTCCCCATGGCGCAGGCCGAGCTGGAGGAACGCGAGCGCGAGATCGCCCAGAACATCACCTCCCGGCTTTTGACCGAAGGCACGTTCCTGCACCCCACCGAACAGGTGACGTTCTATACCCGTGACATCGACGAGGAAGGCGTGCTGCGCGACGTGTTCCTCTCTGACCGGCGCGACGCGACGCAGGGCGTGATCTATACCGCCGCCGAGGCCTATCTGGTGCGCAGTGGCGACGCGACGACGCTGATCATGGTCGACGGTCTCGCCCAAAGGCTCGACCGGGACCAACTGCGCCTGTCGACCGCAAATTTTGCCGATTTCTCTTTCGACATCTCCGCCCTGGTCAGCACCGATACGGTCGAGACGCTCACAATCGCGAATACCGCAACGCCCGGCTTGCTGGGGGATTGGGATGATCTCGCCGCGCGGTCGGGCGACAGCCGGGGGGACATCGCCGAGGAGCTGCACGCGCGCTTCGCGGGTCCGCTGTTTTGCCTTGTGGCCGCCCTGATCGGATTTTCGACGCTGCTGATCGGCGGGTTCTCGCGGTTCGGCGTCTGGCGGGAGATCGTGATCGCCTTTGGCCTGTTGATTGCGCTGGACGGCGCGCGCAGCACGCTGGTGGGCGAGGTGCGCGATGACGCGGCGCTCTGGCCGCTTTTGTACCTGCCCAGCCTTGTGGGGCTGGTGCTTGCGGGCGGGATGTTGGTGCACGCGGCCAATCCCGGCTGGCGCGCGCGGCTCAAACGACGCAGGGCGGCCGCATGA
- a CDS encoding leucyl aminopeptidase, with translation MRTLTPISFADLDLDAIAGAEGRVAIFVDAEGKLDPGARRVNKLTKGAVARLVDSDRWAKMKDADRVALAYPAGMAAEAVDVIRLERAAKAPEARRAGAALAKARGGKGDLLVLAGPLRRAEEVVYGLAARDYAFEDHKSADSTRDGAVAVMHGKSAELEAASAPLLAVAEGAHMCRDLTNEPANVLSTTAYAERLKEMESLGLKVEVLDEDQLAKLGMRTLLSVGQGSVTPSYVVVMRWDGGGDEAPLALVGKGVVFDTGGISLKPSGGMEDMTMDMGGSAVVAGVMRTLALRKAKANVVGLVGLVENMPSGNATRPGDVITSMKGDTVEVINTDAEGRLVLADVLWYAQEEFKPSGIIDLATLTGAIIVGLGHDNAGVFSNNDAFCNAFLKAAEAEGEGAWRMPLGDGYDKLIKSRIADIKNTGGRAAGSITAAQFLQRFVKEDCPWIHLDIAGVASVKSETALAPAGATGWGVAALNRLIADGYEAE, from the coding sequence ATGCGCACGCTGACCCCCATCTCCTTTGCCGATCTCGACCTTGACGCCATCGCCGGTGCCGAGGGGCGCGTGGCGATCTTTGTCGATGCCGAGGGCAAGCTTGATCCCGGCGCGCGGCGGGTCAACAAGCTGACCAAGGGCGCGGTGGCGCGGCTGGTCGACAGCGACCGCTGGGCCAAGATGAAGGACGCAGACAGGGTGGCGCTTGCCTATCCTGCGGGCATGGCGGCCGAGGCAGTCGATGTGATCCGGCTGGAGCGCGCGGCAAAGGCGCCGGAGGCCCGTCGGGCAGGCGCGGCGCTCGCCAAGGCGCGCGGCGGCAAGGGTGATCTGCTGGTGCTTGCGGGTCCGCTGCGCCGGGCCGAGGAGGTCGTCTATGGCCTTGCCGCGCGCGATTACGCCTTCGAGGATCACAAGAGCGCCGACAGCACCCGCGACGGGGCGGTTGCGGTCATGCACGGTAAATCGGCGGAGCTTGAAGCCGCGAGCGCGCCGCTGCTGGCGGTGGCCGAGGGCGCGCATATGTGCCGCGATCTGACGAACGAGCCTGCCAATGTGCTCAGCACCACCGCCTACGCAGAGCGGCTCAAAGAGATGGAAAGCCTCGGCCTCAAGGTTGAAGTTCTGGATGAAGATCAGCTGGCAAAGCTGGGGATGCGCACGCTTTTGTCGGTGGGGCAAGGGTCGGTCACGCCATCCTACGTGGTGGTGATGCGCTGGGACGGTGGCGGCGACGAGGCGCCGCTGGCGCTGGTTGGCAAGGGCGTGGTGTTCGACACCGGGGGGATCTCGCTCAAACCCTCGGGCGGGATGGAGGACATGACGATGGACATGGGCGGCTCTGCCGTGGTGGCGGGCGTGATGCGCACGCTCGCGCTGCGCAAGGCCAAGGCAAATGTCGTGGGTCTGGTCGGGCTGGTCGAAAACATGCCGTCGGGCAACGCCACCCGTCCGGGCGATGTCATCACCTCGATGAAGGGCGACACGGTCGAGGTCATCAACACTGACGCCGAGGGGCGTTTGGTGCTGGCCGATGTGCTGTGGTACGCGCAGGAGGAATTCAAACCTTCCGGGATCATTGATCTGGCCACGCTGACGGGCGCCATCATCGTGGGGCTCGGCCACGACAACGCCGGTGTGTTCTCCAACAACGACGCGTTCTGCAACGCCTTCCTCAAGGCGGCGGAGGCCGAGGGCGAGGGCGCGTGGCGGATGCCGCTGGGCGACGGCTATGACAAGCTGATCAAGAGCCGGATCGCGGATATCAAGAACACTGGCGGGCGGGCCGCGGGTTCGATCACCGCGGCGCAATTCCTGCAACGCTTCGTCAAGGAAGACTGCCCGTGGATCCATCTGGACATCGCGGGCGTGGCCTCGGTCAAATCCGAGACGGCACTGGCACCTGCGGGGGCGACGGGGTGGGGTGTGGCTGCCCTCAATCGCCTGATCGCCGACGGCTACGAGGCGGAGTGA
- the ndk gene encoding nucleoside-diphosphate kinase translates to MALERTFSIIKPDATKRNLTGAIVKKFEDAGLRVVASKRIHLTKAQAGEFYKVHAERPFYDELCEFMASAPIVAQVLEGENAIAKNREVMGATNPADAEPGTIRAEFAESVGENSVHGSDAPETAAVEIAYFFSGLELVG, encoded by the coding sequence ATGGCTCTTGAGCGCACATTCTCGATCATCAAGCCCGACGCGACGAAACGGAACCTCACCGGCGCCATCGTCAAGAAATTCGAAGACGCGGGCCTGCGCGTCGTCGCATCCAAGCGTATCCACCTGACAAAGGCACAGGCGGGCGAGTTCTATAAGGTCCACGCCGAGCGTCCGTTCTACGACGAGCTGTGCGAATTCATGGCTTCCGCGCCGATCGTCGCACAGGTTCTGGAAGGCGAAAACGCCATCGCGAAAAACCGCGAAGTCATGGGCGCCACCAACCCCGCAGACGCAGAGCCCGGCACGATCCGCGCCGAGTTTGCCGAAAGCGTTGGCGAAAACTCCGTGCACGGCTCGGACGCGCCAGAGACGGCAGCGGTCGAGATCGCGTATTTCTTCTCCGGTCTGGAGCTGGTGGGCTAA
- a CDS encoding LptF/LptG family permease: MLLGFGLYFIRSFAQILGENGQIPVMLAAWAPPVAAILLAMGLLLHREDG; encoded by the coding sequence GTGCTTTTGGGGTTCGGCTTGTATTTCATTCGCAGCTTTGCGCAGATCCTGGGGGAAAACGGACAGATCCCCGTCATGCTTGCCGCCTGGGCGCCGCCGGTGGCGGCAATCCTGCTGGCAATGGGCCTCTTGCTGCATCGTGAGGACGGCTAG
- a CDS encoding DNA polymerase III subunit chi — MANAMFYHLTQRPLDATLRMLLEKSLAADWRVAVRGTDEAGLRALDQALWLGAEDSFLPHGLAGGAHDAAQPILLGTGDVSANAPQCLMAVHSADVSVAEAQGLERVCILFDDDDVPKAHARTHWKTLTDAGIKAQYWSDQSGRWEMLREA, encoded by the coding sequence TTGGCCAACGCCATGTTCTACCACCTGACCCAGCGCCCGCTGGACGCCACCCTTCGGATGCTGCTGGAGAAATCCCTTGCCGCCGACTGGCGCGTGGCGGTGCGCGGCACGGATGAGGCCGGTCTGCGCGCGCTGGATCAGGCGCTGTGGCTCGGGGCGGAGGACAGCTTTCTGCCGCACGGGCTTGCCGGTGGGGCGCATGACGCGGCGCAACCGATCCTGCTGGGCACAGGGGATGTGAGCGCCAACGCGCCGCAGTGCCTGATGGCCGTGCACTCCGCCGATGTCAGTGTGGCGGAGGCGCAGGGGCTTGAGCGGGTCTGTATTCTCTTCGACGACGACGACGTGCCCAAGGCGCACGCCCGCACCCACTGGAAGACGCTGACCGACGCGGGGATCAAGGCGCAATACTGGTCCGACCAGTCGGGCCGCTGGGAGATGTTGCGCGAGGCCTAG
- a CDS encoding ABC-F family ATP-binding cassette domain-containing protein → MLRITDLNYSVEGRPLFEEASATIPEGHKVGLVGRNGAGKTTLFRLIRGELALDGGEISLPSRARIGGVAQEVPSSEVSLIDTVLAADIERAELMAEAETATDPGRIADIQSRLADIDAWSAEGRAASILKGLGFDDQDQQQPCSAYSGGWRMRVALAGVLFAQPDLLLLDEPTNYLDLEGALWLEQYLAKYPHTVIIISHDRGLLNRAVGGILHLEERQLTYYQGPYDQFARQRAERRAVQAAMAKKQQARKDHMQAFVDRFKAKASKAKQAQSRLKMIEKMDMITPPEEAARKVFTFPQPDELSPPIISIEGGSTGYTEGNPVLSRLNLRIDQDDRIALLGKNGQGKSTLSKLLSNRLVLFGGKAINSNKLRIGFFAQHQVDELHIDETPLQHMISARPGVMPSKLRAQLAGFGLGPEQAETEVGRLSGGQKARLSLLLATLDAPHLLILDEPTNHLDIESREALVEALTRYNGAVILVSHDMHLLSMVADRLWLVSDGTVKPYEDDLEAYRKMLLTVEKPVSKNAKPKAEAPKPKRASRDEILALRSEARKSEARVTKINEMRDKLAKKLADPALYEKDKVGELEVWNRKYAEVMEALERAEAMWMAAEEKLEKAEA, encoded by the coding sequence ATGTTACGCATCACAGATCTGAATTACTCCGTCGAGGGGCGCCCCTTGTTCGAGGAAGCCTCCGCCACCATACCCGAGGGCCACAAGGTGGGCCTTGTCGGGCGCAACGGCGCGGGCAAGACGACGCTGTTCCGCCTGATCCGGGGCGAGCTGGCGCTGGACGGGGGTGAGATCTCCCTGCCCTCGCGCGCCCGCATCGGCGGTGTCGCGCAGGAGGTGCCGTCGTCCGAGGTCTCGCTCATCGACACGGTGCTGGCCGCCGATATCGAGCGCGCCGAGCTGATGGCCGAAGCCGAGACCGCCACCGATCCGGGGCGCATCGCCGACATCCAGTCGCGGCTGGCCGACATCGACGCATGGAGCGCCGAGGGCCGCGCGGCGAGCATCCTCAAGGGGTTGGGCTTCGACGACCAAGACCAGCAGCAGCCCTGCTCCGCCTATTCAGGCGGCTGGCGGATGCGCGTGGCGCTGGCCGGGGTGCTGTTCGCGCAGCCCGATCTGCTGCTGCTCGACGAGCCAACCAACTACCTCGACCTCGAAGGGGCGCTGTGGCTGGAGCAATACCTCGCCAAATATCCCCATACGGTCATCATCATCAGCCACGACCGCGGGCTGCTCAATCGCGCCGTGGGCGGCATCCTGCACCTCGAAGAGCGGCAGCTGACCTATTATCAGGGCCCCTACGACCAATTCGCGCGCCAGCGCGCCGAACGCCGCGCCGTGCAGGCCGCGATGGCCAAGAAACAACAGGCCCGTAAGGATCACATGCAGGCCTTTGTCGACCGCTTCAAAGCCAAGGCATCCAAGGCGAAACAGGCGCAATCCCGCCTGAAGATGATCGAAAAGATGGACATGATCACCCCGCCGGAGGAAGCGGCGCGCAAGGTGTTCACCTTCCCGCAGCCCGACGAGCTGAGCCCGCCGATCATCTCGATCGAGGGCGGATCGACCGGCTATACCGAGGGCAACCCGGTGCTGAGCCGTCTGAACCTGCGCATTGACCAGGACGACCGCATCGCGCTGCTGGGCAAGAACGGTCAGGGCAAATCGACCCTGTCGAAACTGCTTAGCAACCGGCTGGTGCTGTTTGGGGGCAAGGCGATCAATTCCAACAAGCTGCGCATCGGGTTTTTTGCCCAGCATCAGGTGGACGAGCTGCACATCGACGAGACCCCGCTGCAACACATGATTTCGGCGCGGCCGGGCGTGATGCCGTCGAAACTGCGCGCGCAGCTGGCGGGATTTGGCCTTGGTCCCGAGCAGGCGGAGACCGAAGTGGGCCGCCTGTCGGGCGGACAAAAGGCGCGGCTGTCGCTGCTGCTGGCGACGCTCGACGCGCCGCATCTGCTGATCCTCGACGAGCCGACCAACCACCTCGACATCGAGAGCCGCGAGGCGCTGGTGGAGGCGCTGACGCGCTACAACGGCGCGGTGATCCTCGTCAGCCACGACATGCACCTGCTGTCGATGGTGGCGGACCGTCTGTGGCTGGTATCCGACGGCACGGTCAAACCCTACGAGGATGATCTGGAGGCGTACCGCAAGATGCTGCTGACGGTCGAAAAACCCGTGAGCAAGAACGCCAAGCCGAAGGCCGAAGCGCCCAAGCCAAAACGCGCCAGCCGCGACGAGATCCTGGCCCTGCGCTCGGAGGCGCGCAAATCCGAAGCCCGCGTGACCAAGATCAACGAAATGCGCGACAAGCTGGCCAAAAAGCTGGCCGATCCGGCGCTCTACGAAAAGGACAAGGTCGGCGAGCTGGAGGTCTGGAACCGCAAATACGCCGAAGTGATGGAGGCGCTGGAACGCGCCGAGGCGATGTGGATGGCCGCCGAAGAAAAGCTTGAGAAGGCCGAAGCGTGA
- a CDS encoding D-alanine--D-alanine ligase family protein, with product MRLLHLVGATTTQFYHDLSATYHAATLTPAGMRADVLRVTPEGKLFLRKADQEAEAPCGLDAVVALCDTVDLVVPFMFCPPGMTVWRDFFETMLGVPVIGPSLAANVISTSKWQTKAVADAAGVRTARAHRLTQGDPLPDWSGPCIVKPDTEDNSIGLSLVKHPEDLAQAVQTALGHDTTALIEAFVPGREVRVGVLELEARPQVLPILEYHVSDAHPIRRREDKVDVDSSGAITKRSWDAPSLETTCPAPLDDALREELSQMALTLHAALGCRDYALFDFRIHADTGTPYLLEACSFWTFAPISILSRMVTAAGMDLEETIARLYTRAAAR from the coding sequence ATGCGACTTCTTCACCTTGTCGGTGCAACCACAACGCAATTCTACCACGATCTGTCGGCCACATACCACGCAGCAACCCTGACGCCAGCTGGCATGCGCGCCGATGTGCTGCGGGTAACACCAGAAGGCAAATTGTTCCTGCGCAAAGCCGATCAGGAGGCGGAGGCGCCCTGCGGTCTGGATGCGGTGGTGGCCCTGTGCGACACGGTCGATCTGGTGGTGCCCTTCATGTTCTGCCCGCCGGGCATGACCGTCTGGCGCGACTTTTTCGAAACCATGCTGGGGGTGCCAGTCATCGGCCCGTCGCTCGCCGCGAATGTGATTTCGACCTCGAAATGGCAGACAAAGGCGGTGGCCGATGCCGCCGGGGTGCGCACGGCGCGCGCGCATCGCCTCACGCAGGGCGATCCCCTGCCCGACTGGTCCGGTCCCTGCATCGTGAAACCCGATACAGAGGATAACTCCATCGGTCTGAGCCTCGTGAAGCATCCCGAAGATCTGGCGCAGGCGGTGCAGACGGCCCTGGGCCACGACACGACCGCGCTGATCGAAGCCTTCGTGCCCGGTCGCGAGGTCCGCGTCGGTGTGCTTGAGCTTGAGGCCCGACCGCAGGTGTTGCCGATCCTCGAATACCACGTTAGCGATGCCCACCCGATCCGCCGCCGCGAGGACAAGGTCGACGTGGACAGCTCCGGCGCGATTACCAAACGCAGCTGGGACGCACCCAGCCTCGAGACAACCTGCCCCGCGCCCCTTGATGACGCGCTGAGGGAGGAATTGAGCCAAATGGCGCTGACGCTGCACGCGGCACTGGGATGCCGCGATTACGCGCTGTTCGATTTCCGCATCCACGCCGATACCGGCACGCCCTATCTGCTTGAGGCGTGCAGCTTCTGGACCTTTGCACCGATCAGTATCCTGTCGCGCATGGTCACGGCGGCGGGCATGGATCTGGAGGAGACGATCGCCCGGCTTTATACCCGCGCTGCGGCGCGCTAG